From one Anopheles cruzii chromosome 3, idAnoCruzAS_RS32_06, whole genome shotgun sequence genomic stretch:
- the LOC128270685 gene encoding fibrinogen-like protein A: MLMAKLDYMQHSVLELQIESAKQREEQADTKTHMTVGLDQMQQSFLGLQSEWAKHREEAAQNQNNSDKSLVDIKRAVQNNFDSMRRLEDDVGRNFTLLQERSWQILAQIPTRVTKKTNPLSYVPYRSCSDIRNAQSGAYIIQANDESNPLMVYCQRDVKDGDSWLVIQHRFDGSLNFFRNWKEYRDGFGNIAEEFWIGLERLHQLTSGRAHELMVELRDFKGNYKFALYTAFEIGNETEQYNLKTLGAYHGTAGDSLSYNKNMKFSTYDRDNDNYSPLNCAAFHEGVWWYNVCSNSNLNGPYKNIVDHRSMFWYYFSGSNEGLSFSRMMIRPK; encoded by the coding sequence ATGCTCATGGCAAAGCTAGACTACATGCAGCACAGTGTTCTGGAACTACAGATCGAATCGGCCAAGCAGCGGGAAGAGCAAGCTGACACTAAGACGCACATGACCGTGGGACTAGACCAAATGCAGCAAAGCTTTTTGGGGCTACAGAGCGAATGggccaagcaccgggaagaagcTGCGCAAAACCAAAATAACAGCGATAAGAGCCTGGTCGATATTAAGAGGGCCGTGCAGAacaatttcgattcgatgcgtcGATTGGAGGATGATGTTGGACGCAACTTTACTCTCCTACAGGAACGATCATGGCAGATTTTGGCGCAAATACCTACGCGTGTTACAAAGAAGACCAATCCTCTTTCTTATGTGCCCTATCGTTCGTGCAGTGACATTCGGAATGCACAATCTGGGGCATATATTATCCAGGCGAACGATGAAAGTAACCCTTTAATGGTGTACTGTCAGAGGGATGTGAAGGATGGAGACAGctggttggtgatacagcACCGATTCGATGGATCGCTAAACTTCTTTCGCAACTGGAAAGAGTATCGGGATGGTTTCGGTAACATTGCGGAGGAGTTCTGGATCGGACTGGAACGACTACATCAGCTGACATCGGGTCGAGCCCATGAactgatggttgagctgagagactttaaggggaattataaatttgcacTCTACACAGCATTCGAGATCGGCAATGAAACCGAACAATACAATTTGAAAACCCTTGGAGCGTACCACGGAACTGCAGGGGATTCTCTGTCATATAacaagaatatgaaattctcAACGTACGATCGTGATAATGACAATTATAGTCCCCTAAATTGTGCTGCATTTCATGAGGGTGTCTGGTGGTACAACGTCTGCTCGAACTCCAATTTGAACGGGCCATACAAGAACATAGTAGATCATAGATCGATGTTCTGGTACTACTTCAGCGGTTCCAATGAAGGACTAAgcttttcaagaatgatgatcCGACCAAAATAA